A window of Cottoperca gobio chromosome 16, fCotGob3.1, whole genome shotgun sequence contains these coding sequences:
- the LOC115021495 gene encoding cornifelin-like, protein MSNPVVSHQPAAGSYGTNVQTGEWSTGLCNCFSDWLVCALGCVCPIALSCYTADKYGENCCLGCVPGGTTAMRTHMRLTYGIQGTIFNDALMTFCCGLCEMCRMAREIRIRNGEV, encoded by the exons atgtcaaacccaGTGGTCAGCCATCAACCAGCTGCAGGCAGCTATGGGACAAATGTCCAAACAGGAGAGTGGAGCACAGGCCTGTGCAACTGCTTCAGTGACTGGCTTGTCT GTGCTCTTGGTTGCGTCTGTCCCATTGCACTGAGCTGCTACACGGCAGATAAGTATGGAGAAAACTGCTGCTTGGGTTGTGTGCCGGGAGGCACAACAGCCATGAGGACTCATATGAGACTGACCTATGGTATACAG GGAACAATATTCAACGATGCTTTGATGACCTTTTGCTGCGGATTATGTGAGATGTGCAGGATGGCACGAGAAATCCGCATCAGGAATGGAGAAGTTTAA
- the oscp1b gene encoding protein OSCP1 encodes MSSRTLPLLFINLGGEMLYILDQRLRAQNIPADKAKKVMNDIISTMFNKKFLEELFKPQELYSKKALRTVFDRLAHASIMRLNQASMDKLYDLMTMAFKYQVLLCPRPKDILLVSFNHMDAIKDFVKDIPSILAQVDETYQQLIQIYTTLFSGEFQLIRQTLLIFFQDMHIRVSIFLKDKVQNSNGRFVLPTSGPVPCGTQVPGLIRMFSCTGKETTRLQFSNGGNYSAALREGSFEIFGDRVTKLGTNMYSVSRPVETHMSGASKNSTQHAKINTAPNPLAKEELNMLARLMGGLEVQKPGNAESGFRVNLFATDEEEEEALISRPDELSYGVIKIQATKDQQASAELAKIMGEFTESGDQSPSASSKGDDLLAMMDGL; translated from the exons ATGTCTTCAAGAACTCTGCCTCTGCTATTCATCAACCTCGGCGGAGAAATGCTGTACATCCTGGACCAGCGGCTGCGAGCTCAGAATATCCCTGCCGACAAAGCTAAGAAAG TAATGAATGACATCATCAGCACCATGTTCAACAAAAAGTTCCTAGAAGAGCTTTTCAAGCCGCAGGAGCTTTACTCCAAGAAGGCCCTGCGGACTGTGTTCGACAGGCTCGCCCATGCCTCAATAATGAGACTCAATCAAGCTAGCATGGACAAG CTCTATGACTTGATGACCATGGCTTTCAAGTACCAGGTGCTTCTCTGTCCCCGACCGAAGGACATCCTCCTCGTCTCCTTCAACCACATGGATGCAATCAAAGACTTTGTGAAAGACATTCCCAGCATTCTGGCCCAGGTCGATGAGACGTACCAACAGCTAATACAG ATTTATACAACCTTGTTTAGTGGGGAATTCCAGCTGATCAGACAAACTCTCCTTATCTTCTTCCAAGACATGCATATAAGA GTGTCTATTTTCCTCAAGGATAAAGTGCAGAACTCCAATGGCCGCTTTGTGCTTCCCACCAGTGGTCCTGTGCCGTGTGGAACACAAGTCCCTGGCTTGATAAG GATGTTTAGCTGTACTGGTAAAGAGACGACCAGGCTGCAGTTCAGTAATGGAGGAAACTATTCCGCTGCTCTCCGGGAGGGGTCATTCGAGATATTTGGAGACAGGGTCACCAAACTAGGCACAAACAT GTACAGTGTAAGCCGCCCAGTGGAAACCCACATGTCAGGAGCATCAAAAAATTCCACTCAGCATGCTAAG ATCAACACTGCTCCCAACCCTCTGGCCAAAGAGGAACTGAATATGTTGGCCAGGTTAATGGGAGGGTTAGAAGTTCAGAAACCAGGAAATGCAGAGAGCGGTTTCCGAGTCAACCTCTTCGCCACCGATGAGGAAGAAGA GGAGGCATTAATATCAAGACCCGATGAGCTTTCATATGGAGTCATTAAAATCCAAGCAACAAAG GACCAGCAGGCCAGTGCAGAGCTGGCCAAGATCATGGGGGAGTTTACAGAGTCTGGAGATCAATCTCCCAGTGCCAGCAGCAAGGGAGACGACCTTCTGGCCATGATGGACGGGCTGTGA
- the stk40 gene encoding serine/threonine-protein kinase 40 encodes MSKRRSSERGAGETSGRASKLQCPGISGNNAKRAGPFILGPRLGNSPVPSIVQCLARKDGTDDFYQLKILTLEERVDSAGETQEERQGKMLLHTEYSLLSLLHNQDGVVHHHGLFQDRAYEIVEDMEANKVRKMKKRICLVLDCLCAHDFSDKTADLINLQHYVIKEKRLSEREAIVIFYDVVRVVEALHKKNIVHRDLKLGNMVLNKRTHRITITNFCLGKHLVSEDDLLKDQRGSPAYISPDVLSGRPYRGKPSDMWALGVVLFTMLYGQFPFYDSIPQELFRKIKAAEYSIPEDGRVSENTVCLIRKLLVLDPQQRLTAGEVLEALSGIIASWQSVSLLSGPLQVVPDIDDQVNHPEHMQEAKVIEESSQYEFENYMRQQLLLAEEKNTIHEAKSFLTKRPFGSIPPVRRLGHDAQPVSPLDAAILAQRFLRK; translated from the exons ATGTCCAAGCGGCGCTCGTCGGAGAGGGGGGCTGGAGAGACATCAGGCAGGGCCAGCAAGCTGCAATGTCCTGGGATATCCGGCAATAACGCCAAGAGAGCCGGGCCCTTCATCCTTG GGCCTCGCCTGGGCAACTCACCAGTGCCCAGCATAGTGCAGTGTCTGGCCAGAAAGGACGGCACAGATGACTTTTATCAGCTCAAA ATCCTTACGCTGGAGGAGCGAGTGGACTCTGCAGGGGAGACTCAGGAGGAGCGGCAGGGGAAGATGCTGCTGCACACAGAGtactctctcctttctctgctgCACAACCAGGATGGGGTAGTCCACCACCACGGCCTCTTCCAG GATCGAGCCTACGAAATAGTGGAGGACATGGAGGCGAACAAAGTGCGCAAGATGAAGAAGCGGATTTGCCTCGTGCTCGACTGCCTGTGTGCTCACGACTTCAGCGACAAGACAGCCGATCTAATAAACCTCCAGCATTACGTTATAAAGGAGAAGCGGCTGAGCGAGCGCGAGGCCATCGTCATCTTCTACGATGTGGTGCGTGTGGTGGAAGCCCTTCATAAG AAAAACATCGTGCACAGAGACCTCAAGCTGGGAAACATGGTGCTGAACAAACG aacTCACCGAATCACCATCACCAACTTCTGCCTGGGAAAGCACCTGGTGAGCGAGGACGACCTGCTGAAAGACCAGAGAGGAAGTCCGGCCTACATCAGCCCCGATGTATTAAGTG GTCGGCCGTACCGTGGTAAACCCAGTGACATGTGGGCTCTTGGCGTGGTCCTGTTCACCATGCTGTATGGCCAGTTCCCCTTCTATGACAGCATACCTCAAGAGCTCTTCCGCAAGATCAAGGCTGCAGAGTACTCCATCCCAGA GGACGGTCGCGTGTCGGAGAACACGGTGTGCCTGATCCGAAAGCTGCTGGTGTTGGACCCTCAGCAGAGGCTTACTGCAGGAGAGGTGCTGGAGGCGCTCAGTGGTATCATTGCCTCATG GCAGTCTGTTTCATTGTTAAGTGGCCCTCTGCAGGTGGTGCCGGATATTGACGATCAGGTCAATCACCCAGAACATATGCAAGAG GCTAAGGTGATAGAAGAGTCTTCACAGTACGAGTTTGAGAACTACATGCGCCAGCAGCTGCTGTTGGCGGAAGAGAAGAACACTATCCATGAGGCCAAGAGCTTTCTCACCAAGCGCCCGTTTGGCAGCATCCCACCTGTAAGGCGTCTGGGCCACGACGCGCAGCCTGTCAGCCCGCTAGATGCCGCCATCCTGGCACAACGTTTCCTCCGGAAGTAG